From one Streptomyces sp. ICC1 genomic stretch:
- a CDS encoding glycerophosphodiester phosphodiesterase, with protein MTEPSLPAARGTRVIAHRGASHEHPEHTIEAYRQAIADGADALECDVRLTADHRLVCVHDRRVERTSDGRGIVSEMTYEELRALDFGAWKGAEHAGSPVLLFEDLLKEALAAPYPVGLAVETKHPTRAGGRLEAELVRVLREHGLADGRGGRVEVMSFSRTALTRLHRLAPGLPAVYLIERGLRPVRPPYATHAGPGIELVRRDPGLVGRLKAKGLRVRVWTVDEPEDLELCVRLGVDTIITNRPRDVRKLLQDM; from the coding sequence CCGTCCCTCCCTGCGGCCCGCGGCACGCGGGTCATCGCTCACCGCGGGGCCTCCCACGAGCACCCCGAGCACACCATCGAGGCCTACCGGCAGGCCATCGCCGACGGGGCCGACGCCCTGGAGTGCGATGTGCGGCTCACCGCCGACCACCGGCTCGTCTGCGTGCACGACCGCCGCGTCGAGCGGACCTCCGACGGCCGCGGGATCGTCTCGGAGATGACGTACGAGGAGCTGCGCGCCCTCGACTTCGGCGCCTGGAAGGGGGCCGAGCACGCCGGGTCCCCGGTGCTGCTCTTCGAGGACCTGCTCAAGGAGGCGCTGGCCGCGCCGTACCCCGTCGGGCTGGCCGTCGAGACCAAGCACCCCACCCGCGCGGGCGGCCGGCTGGAGGCCGAGCTCGTACGGGTGCTGCGGGAGCACGGGCTCGCGGACGGCCGCGGCGGCCGCGTCGAGGTGATGAGCTTCTCCCGGACCGCCCTGACCCGGCTGCACCGGCTCGCGCCCGGACTGCCCGCCGTGTACCTGATCGAGCGCGGGCTACGGCCGGTGCGTCCCCCGTACGCCACGCACGCGGGCCCGGGCATCGAGCTCGTACGGCGGGATCCGGGGCTGGTGGGCCGGCTGAAGGCGAAGGGGCTCCGGGTGCGCGTGTGGACCGTGGACGAGCCCGAGGACCTGGAGCTCTGCGTGCGCCTGGGCGTGGACACGATCATCACCAACCGGCCCCGCGACGTGCGCAAGCTGCTCCAAGACATGTGA
- a CDS encoding class II fumarate hydratase — protein sequence MTEDQQTEPGPEGFRVEHDSMGDVLVPAHAKWRAQTQRAVENFPISGQRLERAHIAALARIKAAAAAVNSRLGVIDEDIAAAIVSAAGEVAEGRWDEHFPVDVFQTGSGTSSNMNANEVIATLATERLGRAVHPNDDVNASQSSNDVFPSSIHIAATAAVTGELIPALDHLAAAMERKAAEFSEVVKSGRTHLMDATPVTLGQEFGGYAVQLRYGVERLRAALPRLAELPLGGTAVGTGINTPPGFSAAVIAEVAAATGLPLTEARDHFEAQGARDALVETSGMVRTVAVSLTKICNDLRWMASGPRTGLAEINLPDLQPGSSIMPGKVNPVVPEAVLMVAAQVMGNDTAVAVAGAAGNFELNVMLPVMARNLLESIRLLGNASRLLADRTIDGITANTARAREYAESSPSVVTPLNRYIGYEEAAKVVKKSLAERKTIREVVLESGYVERGDLTLEQLDEALDVLRMTRP from the coding sequence ATGACCGAGGATCAGCAGACCGAACCGGGCCCCGAGGGGTTCCGCGTCGAGCACGACTCCATGGGCGACGTACTCGTCCCCGCGCACGCCAAATGGCGAGCTCAGACCCAGCGCGCGGTGGAGAACTTCCCCATCTCCGGGCAGCGCCTGGAGCGTGCCCACATCGCGGCGCTGGCCCGGATCAAGGCCGCCGCGGCCGCCGTCAACTCCCGGCTCGGCGTAATCGACGAGGACATCGCCGCCGCGATCGTCTCGGCGGCCGGCGAGGTCGCCGAGGGCCGCTGGGACGAGCACTTCCCCGTCGACGTGTTTCAGACGGGTTCCGGCACCTCGTCCAACATGAACGCCAACGAGGTGATCGCCACCCTGGCCACCGAGCGGCTCGGCCGCGCCGTCCACCCCAACGACGACGTCAACGCCTCGCAGAGCTCCAACGACGTCTTCCCGTCCTCCATCCACATCGCCGCCACCGCCGCCGTCACCGGTGAGCTGATCCCCGCCCTGGACCACCTGGCCGCGGCGATGGAGCGCAAGGCCGCCGAGTTCTCCGAGGTGGTCAAGTCCGGGCGGACGCACCTGATGGACGCCACCCCGGTCACCCTGGGCCAGGAGTTCGGCGGGTACGCGGTCCAGCTCCGCTACGGCGTCGAGCGGCTGCGCGCGGCGCTGCCCCGGCTGGCCGAACTGCCGCTGGGCGGGACCGCGGTGGGCACCGGGATCAACACCCCGCCCGGGTTCTCCGCCGCCGTGATCGCCGAGGTGGCCGCGGCCACGGGGCTGCCGCTGACCGAGGCCCGGGACCACTTCGAGGCCCAGGGGGCGCGGGACGCGCTGGTGGAGACCTCGGGAATGGTCCGCACGGTCGCCGTCTCGCTCACCAAGATCTGCAACGACCTCCGCTGGATGGCCTCGGGCCCGCGCACCGGATTGGCCGAAATCAATCTCCCGGATCTCCAGCCGGGGTCCTCGATCATGCCCGGGAAGGTCAATCCGGTCGTCCCGGAGGCCGTGCTGATGGTGGCGGCCCAGGTGATGGGGAACGACACGGCGGTCGCCGTGGCGGGCGCGGCGGGCAACTTCGAGCTCAACGTGATGCTCCCCGTGATGGCCCGCAACCTCCTGGAGTCCATCCGCCTCCTGGGCAACGCGAGCCGCCTGCTGGCCGACCGCACGATCGACGGAATCACCGCCAACACGGCCCGGGCCAGGGAGTACGCCGAGTCCTCGCCCTCCGTGGTGACCCCGCTGAACCGCTACATCGGCTACGAGGAGGCCGCCAAGGTCGTCAAGAAGTCGCTCGCGGAGCGCAAGACGATCCGCGAGGTCGTCCTGGAGTCCGGCTACGTGGAGCGCGGCGACCTCACCCTCGAACAGCTCGACGAGGCGCTCGACGTACTGCGGATGACCCGGCCCTGA
- a CDS encoding ricin-type beta-trefoil lectin domain protein, which yields MARVRTQSRLRSTFAAVAAVAAALGGVTAITPMAHAAPAAGSAAAAAATPLTPELEAIRAAEAVKIYGDSAIRPLADRKTGLISLGDSEISGEGVGNYDPATNTASNQCHRSPDSAIHRTGIAADYTFNAACSGGYTGNIRIGGGKQYADELVQSDSLAIKARNTKIKMVVLVAGANDDLQFGPVMTDCVTRWVLSQGTCEPKYGPGWQGRVDGLKPKVEATIGDLKTVMRDAGYADSDYKLVVMGYPSPIGPDFNDNPDFPGKLPGGCAGYDSDAAWGRNYAVPTFEKGMRAAALAAGATYLDNSRLFQGHEVCMEDTWARGLYLDLGDHFPWDENTARQSFHPNYRGHGAFASCLTQLYASGLREASCADPASTGTPVLQAGAWDDLYKPLKNEATGNCLDSNGGSSANNTKVIGWDCHGGRNQGWWYDSAKKSLHIELTHDRCLDAPAANYGNGTAMIIWNCHGGANQQFVRDGATLRPAAAPGMCVTVAGAHEPLRLQTCNGSANQRFV from the coding sequence ATGGCACGTGTCCGTACACAATCCAGGCTCAGATCTACCTTCGCCGCCGTCGCGGCGGTCGCGGCCGCCCTCGGGGGCGTCACCGCCATCACCCCCATGGCCCACGCGGCTCCCGCCGCCGGGTCCGCCGCCGCGGCCGCGGCCACACCCCTCACGCCCGAACTGGAGGCCATCCGGGCCGCCGAGGCCGTCAAGATCTACGGCGACTCGGCGATCCGCCCGCTCGCCGACCGCAAGACCGGCCTGATCTCGCTCGGCGACAGCGAGATCTCGGGCGAGGGCGTCGGCAACTACGATCCCGCGACGAACACCGCGTCCAACCAGTGCCACCGGTCGCCGGACTCGGCGATCCACCGCACCGGCATCGCGGCCGACTACACCTTCAACGCCGCCTGCTCCGGCGGCTACACCGGCAACATCAGGATCGGCGGAGGCAAGCAGTACGCCGACGAGCTGGTGCAGAGCGACAGTCTCGCCATCAAGGCCCGCAACACGAAGATCAAGATGGTGGTGCTGGTCGCCGGGGCCAACGACGACCTGCAGTTCGGCCCGGTCATGACCGACTGTGTCACACGCTGGGTGCTCAGCCAGGGCACCTGCGAGCCGAAGTACGGCCCCGGCTGGCAGGGCCGCGTCGACGGCCTGAAGCCCAAGGTGGAGGCGACGATCGGCGACCTCAAGACGGTCATGCGCGACGCCGGCTACGCCGACTCCGACTACAAGCTGGTCGTGATGGGCTACCCCAGCCCGATCGGCCCCGACTTCAACGACAACCCCGACTTCCCCGGCAAGCTCCCCGGAGGCTGCGCCGGCTACGACTCCGACGCCGCCTGGGGCCGCAACTACGCGGTGCCCACCTTCGAGAAGGGCATGCGCGCGGCCGCCCTCGCCGCGGGCGCGACCTACCTCGACAACTCGAGGCTCTTCCAGGGCCACGAGGTCTGCATGGAGGACACCTGGGCCCGCGGCCTCTACCTCGACCTCGGGGACCACTTCCCGTGGGACGAGAACACCGCCCGTCAGTCCTTCCACCCCAACTACCGCGGCCACGGCGCCTTCGCGTCCTGTCTGACCCAGCTCTACGCCTCCGGCCTGCGCGAGGCCTCCTGCGCCGACCCGGCGAGCACCGGCACCCCCGTCCTGCAGGCCGGGGCCTGGGACGACCTGTACAAGCCGCTCAAGAACGAGGCGACCGGCAACTGCCTCGACTCCAACGGCGGTTCCAGCGCCAACAACACCAAGGTCATCGGCTGGGACTGCCACGGCGGTCGCAACCAGGGCTGGTGGTACGACTCCGCGAAGAAGTCCCTCCACATCGAGCTCACCCATGACCGCTGCCTCGACGCGCCCGCCGCCAACTACGGCAACGGCACCGCGATGATCATCTGGAACTGCCACGGCGGCGCCAACCAGCAGTTCGTCCGCGACGGAGCCACCCTGCGCCCCGCCGCCGCCCCGGGCATGTGCGTGACGGTGGCAGGGGCCCACGAGCCGCTGCGCCTGCAGACCTGCAACGGCTCGGCCAACCAGCGCTTCGTGTAA
- a CDS encoding ATP-binding SpoIIE family protein phosphatase has translation MTEYPTSQEGSQPAAGASGGRTDELGHGKAPVPAAEAVRTHAQVQGADQPASGLPRPRETAAANSGARDTEAARAAAAAAPAAQVAQAAKAAQAAQAAQGNAPEAIARREGDRLRFVGAATRRIARGIDLDEIVLGLCRATVPTFSDAILVYLRDPLPVGDERPVGPVVLRLRRTDRLRPIDEFTAAAAGAGATTSDGELDFSQLALVGPQGDLPAAELCEIRPGGALAEVLRGVRPVFGSSAAARAALPELLGADHPVPRGQRAILAPLRGRRRVIGAAVFLRTPERPAFETNDLLVAAQLATHTALGIDKAMLYGREAYIADELQRTMLPDSLPQPTGVRLASRYLPAAETARVGGDWYDAIPLPGSRVALVVGDVMGHSMTSAAIMGQLRTTAQTLAQLDLPPAEVLHHLDEQAQRLGSDRMATCLYAVYDPVSHRITIANAGHPPPVLLHLGGRAEVLRVPPGAPIGVGGVDFEAVELDAPAGATLVLYTDGLVESRLRDVWTGIEQLRERLATTAQLTGLDHPPPLEALCDDILDMLGPGDRDDDIALLAARFDGIAPSDVAYWFLDPEETAPGRARRFARRALARWGLEELQDSLELLVSEVVTNAVRYAERPVTLRLLRTDVLRCEVGDDSPQLPRQRRARDTDEGGRGLFLVNRMAKRWGATRLSSGKVVWFELALPGAHDRR, from the coding sequence GTGACGGAGTACCCCACCTCTCAGGAGGGCTCACAGCCGGCTGCCGGTGCCTCCGGCGGCCGCACGGATGAGCTGGGCCACGGCAAGGCCCCGGTCCCGGCCGCCGAGGCCGTACGCACGCATGCGCAGGTCCAGGGGGCCGACCAGCCCGCCTCCGGCCTCCCCCGCCCCCGTGAGACCGCCGCCGCGAACAGCGGCGCCCGCGACACCGAGGCAGCGCGCGCCGCGGCCGCCGCTGCCCCGGCGGCCCAAGTGGCACAGGCGGCAAAGGCGGCACAGGCGGCACAGGCGGCACAGGGCAACGCCCCGGAGGCCATCGCCCGGCGCGAAGGCGACCGGCTGCGGTTCGTCGGAGCGGCCACGCGGCGGATCGCGCGCGGCATCGACCTGGACGAGATCGTGCTCGGGCTGTGCCGGGCCACGGTGCCGACCTTCTCCGACGCCATCCTCGTCTACCTGCGCGACCCGCTGCCCGTGGGCGACGAGCGGCCCGTGGGGCCCGTCGTCTTAAGGCTCCGGCGCACCGACCGGCTCCGGCCGATCGACGAGTTCACCGCCGCGGCCGCCGGCGCCGGCGCGACGACCTCGGACGGCGAGCTCGACTTCAGCCAGCTGGCCCTGGTCGGCCCGCAGGGCGACCTGCCCGCCGCCGAGCTGTGCGAGATCCGCCCCGGCGGGGCGCTCGCCGAGGTGCTGCGCGGCGTACGGCCCGTCTTCGGGTCCTCCGCCGCGGCCCGCGCCGCGCTGCCGGAGCTGCTGGGCGCGGACCACCCCGTACCGCGCGGGCAGCGGGCCATCCTCGCCCCGCTGCGGGGCCGCCGCCGCGTCATCGGCGCGGCGGTGTTCCTGCGCACCCCCGAGCGGCCCGCCTTCGAGACGAACGACCTGCTGGTCGCCGCCCAGCTGGCCACCCACACCGCGCTGGGCATCGACAAGGCCATGCTCTACGGGCGCGAGGCGTACATCGCCGACGAGCTCCAGCGCACGATGCTGCCCGACAGCCTCCCGCAGCCCACCGGGGTCCGCCTGGCCAGCCGCTACCTGCCCGCCGCCGAGACGGCCCGGGTGGGCGGCGACTGGTACGACGCCATACCCCTGCCCGGCAGCCGGGTCGCGCTCGTCGTCGGCGACGTCATGGGCCACTCCATGACCTCCGCGGCGATCATGGGACAGCTCCGTACGACGGCCCAGACGCTGGCGCAGCTCGACCTGCCGCCCGCCGAGGTCCTGCACCACCTGGACGAGCAGGCGCAGCGGCTGGGCTCCGACCGGATGGCCACCTGCCTCTACGCCGTCTACGACCCGGTCTCGCACCGGATCACCATCGCCAACGCCGGCCACCCGCCGCCGGTCCTGCTGCACCTGGGCGGGCGCGCCGAGGTGCTGCGCGTACCCCCCGGCGCCCCCATCGGCGTCGGCGGCGTGGACTTCGAGGCGGTGGAGCTGGACGCCCCCGCCGGGGCCACCCTCGTGCTGTACACCGACGGCCTGGTCGAGTCCCGGCTGCGGGACGTGTGGACCGGCATCGAGCAGCTCCGCGAGCGCCTGGCCACGACCGCGCAGCTGACGGGCCTGGACCACCCGCCGCCGCTGGAGGCCCTGTGCGACGACATCCTGGACATGCTGGGCCCGGGTGACCGGGACGACGACATCGCGCTGCTCGCCGCCCGTTTCGACGGGATCGCGCCCAGTGACGTGGCGTACTGGTTCCTGGACCCGGAGGAGACCGCTCCGGGCCGGGCGCGCCGGTTCGCCCGCCGCGCGCTGGCCCGCTGGGGGCTGGAGGAGCTCCAGGACTCGCTGGAGCTGCTGGTCAGCGAGGTCGTGACCAATGCCGTGCGGTACGCGGAGCGGCCGGTCACGCTGCGCCTCCTGCGCACGGACGTGCTGCGCTGCGAGGTCGGCGACGACTCCCCGCAGCTGCCGCGCCAGCGCCGCGCGCGGGACACGGACGAGGGCGGCCGCGGCCTGTTCCTGGTCAACCGGATGGCCAAGCGGTGGGGTGCCACCCGGCTGAGCAGCGGAAAGGTGGTCTGGTTCGAGCTCGCATTGCCGGGGGCGCATGATCGGCGTTGA
- a CDS encoding DUF402 domain-containing protein — translation MTGTGGRGGGSARSAARDSAQDARHGGHWAPGEQILWRYRDHAPGLKGAVHICRPVTVVADTDELLAVWMAPGTECVKPVLADGTPVHEEPLATRYTAPRTTVRSRWFGAGVLKLARPGDPWSVWLFWEHGWRFKSWYVNLEEPRTRWSGGIDSVDHFLDVSVYPDRTWKWRDEDEFAQAQRSGLMDPEQADRVRAAGRAAVGVIEAWGPPFSEAWQDWRPDPAWEVPVLPKDWDRTPAHMTS, via the coding sequence ATGACAGGTACCGGAGGCCGCGGGGGCGGCAGTGCGCGCAGTGCCGCGCGGGACTCGGCACAGGACGCGCGCCACGGCGGGCACTGGGCGCCCGGGGAGCAGATCCTGTGGCGCTACCGCGACCACGCGCCCGGCCTGAAGGGCGCCGTGCACATCTGCCGGCCCGTCACCGTGGTCGCCGACACCGACGAGCTGCTCGCCGTGTGGATGGCTCCGGGGACCGAGTGCGTCAAACCGGTGCTCGCCGACGGGACCCCGGTCCACGAGGAGCCGCTCGCCACCCGGTACACCGCGCCGCGGACCACCGTACGGTCGCGCTGGTTCGGGGCGGGCGTGCTGAAGCTGGCGCGGCCCGGGGACCCGTGGTCGGTGTGGCTGTTCTGGGAGCACGGCTGGCGCTTCAAGAGCTGGTACGTGAACCTCGAGGAGCCGCGGACGCGGTGGTCCGGCGGGATCGACTCCGTGGACCACTTCCTCGACGTCTCCGTCTATCCGGACCGCACGTGGAAATGGCGGGACGAGGACGAGTTCGCGCAGGCCCAGCGGTCCGGGCTGATGGACCCGGAACAGGCGGACCGGGTGCGGGCCGCCGGGCGGGCCGCGGTGGGCGTGATCGAGGCCTGGGGCCCGCCGTTCTCGGAAGCCTGGCAGGATTGGCGGCCGGACCCGGCCTGGGAGGTTCCGGTGCTGCCGAAGGACTGGGACCGCACTCCGGCGCATATGACCTCATGA